The nucleotide window GCGCATGAGGGAAGGAGGTCCCCAAGCCCGTCGCTTCCCCGCCTTCTGCCACACCTGTACCCAGCCCAGGCCCGAGCCAATCGTGGCCGCCAGGGGGCGCCTCGCTTCGGGGGCTGTTTGCGTCAGCCCCGCGACGGAGCGTCCGGGCGGCGGCGCCAGGCTCTGTGGGAATGCGATTGAGGGGGCGGGCCCCGTGCCTGGGCCCAAAGGGATCAGGGAACCAGAACGACTTCCCCATTCCCGGGGTGCTGGGTAGCCAACCCCAGAGCCAGAGACGGGCGGGGCGGCCAGGGAGGGGCCCGGGTCCGGTGCCAGTCCCCGGATATTACATGGAGCTTTATCGTGGCCCTGTTGACTCTGCAGCTGTTATCGCCGCCCGAGGACTTACTTCACACCCGGACAGCTAAGAATAGAGCCGCCTGGGGGCACCGCGCCCAGGGGAGAGGAGGGCGCGGGAGTGAAAACCAGGCCCGAGGAAAAGGGAGAGCCAGGGGCGGGCGTGCGGGCGGAGCCGGGTCACGCTGGCCGATGGAGCCGCTGGGTTTcgtttcctccttcctcttgcgCCGCCAGCCATGCAGGAGAGGTGACAGGTGACTCGAGTTCTTCCACCAAGCACTCCTGCGCCCCGATGTCACCTACTTCTCAAGTGAACCCCGCTCCCTctggccttccttcctccctctcctttcccaagGTCTCTTCCAGACCCCCTCACACATTTTGACAGCCCCTCTATCAACAGGTCACAGAAGACAGATCAAAAGTTGGCGTGgcggttgggcttccctggtggtgcagtggttaagagtccgcctgccgatgcaggggacacgggttcgtgccccggtccgggaagatcccacatgccgcggagcggctggacccgtgagccatggccgctgagcctgcgcgtccagagcctgtgctccacaacgggagaggccacaacagtgagaggcccgcgtaccgcaaaaaaaaaaaaaaaaaagttggcggTCAGCGCAGAGGAGGCCCGAGTTTTATTCAGCCATGTTCAGGTTCCCACTCCCATCTCTGAGCTGTCTGGGCCAGTCCTCCTGGGAGCCACTGCCTCAGGCTTGTCCCCAGGGGCTCGGATGGGCTTCGCCAGGGCTAAGATAGGTGAGGGAGACTGTGGGCAGCCCGCCTGAACGCCCAGCTCACCAGCCCAGAACAGAGTTGGGGGCAAGGCGGGGGCTGCAGCAGTGAAGAAACCCAGGGAGGCAGTTGGCGCTGGCTGGATGCTCAGCAGGCAACGTGCCCCTACAAGTTGGCGGAAGTGGCTGCCAGGTTCGCGTAAGAGAGAGTGCTGCCACCGTTGCCTGCAGAAACCTAGGTAGGGGGAGAAGGGATCCAGGGTGAGGGGCAGAAGCTTTCCTGGGAGAACCTTCCTCCCCAAGGCCCCTGGATGGCACCCCGTGGCTGGGGTGAATGGTCCAGGCGCCTGACTAGCTCTCAAAGGGTTAATTTGGAGAGAGCACCTGCAGGTCACCACCGGCAGCCAGGTGACTGTAAACAGGGCCACTCCTCCTCgagctccccttccctccctccccttggctCTCATCAgctccccctgctttcccctcctgccccctttTCCCTCCATTCTCTGCTCCTCCAGCCcaaggaggtgtgtgtgtgtctgtaaaacTGGAAGAAGGAAGTCCCCAGGGGGAGGAAAAATGGGGTCAAGAAAAGGaaactcctctcccctcccccacttggAGTGGCTTTCCAGCCCCAGGTGGCCAAGTAATTATTTACTAGGtcctggagagaaaggaagaaagagggaggaggggtcTGTGCTTCTCCGTAGATTCCCAAGAACCTCCCCCTCACCCGGCACCCAGGCTCACCTGGCTTGGTGAGACTTCTTCCCCAATTCAGAGACCCCTCCTCCCCACTAGCCTGTCTCAATCTACCCTCCATTCTTAGGAGACAAGCTGGGGCACAGGTGCTCCTTCCATGAAGGGCTCCCCTGGGCGCAGTGCCCCACTCATTTCGCCTCTGGGCATCCCAGTGAACAGCCCTGGCACCAGTTCAGCGGAGCAGTGAATGCTCTTCTGGGAGTGCTGGTAGTGGGGGCACCCCCTACTGAGGTCCCCCTTCTTCCATGGGCTCTTCCCAAGGCCTTTCCCCCAGAACTCACCTGACCTCCACAACCCCAGCCTTGTCAGGTCCTCACTGCCTACTGTCACTCTCACCTCTTCTAAGTTCTTTGGGCTTCCCAGCACTCTTTCAGAATCCCTGCCAGCCAAAGCCTCTGCCTCCCTCCGCCATCCTCACCTCCTCAAAGGGGCTCCGTTTGGTACTGCCAGGGGGCACATAGCGCCCATGGGTGTGGTAGGTGGGGTACTCGCTCATAGGATGGTAGGCATCTTGGATTGGAAAGAGGTCCAGCTGCCCATCGTTCTTTTGTCTGCACTGACACACAACCTGGGGAGATAGGAGGTAATGCGGGGCATGGGGGTTCCTTCTAGGAGAGGAACTGTGGTCAGGGCTGGGGACTGAGCACTTACCAGGGCAATGAGATAAATGATGGCCAGGGCAACCAGAACACAGACCAGTACCAGAAGGGCAATGCCCCAGCCAGGCACCCCAGACCCAGACTGGGCAGAGGAAGGAAATGATGCATCACACactaaaaggaaaagcaaaggtcAGAGCAGTCTCTCAAAGGAGGTGACCCTCCCCTTATGAGTGCCAAGAGGAAAAGCAGGAATCTAGATGCTGGAGAGAGACAGGGTCCCGGGCAGTGTGGTGCTGGCTGGCAGCTGGGGAGGTGATCTCACCACTAACTCCACTGATGGTCAGGTTACATTTGACTGCTGCTGCTGCAAGCTGACCAAACTGTCTCTCCACGTCGTGGGCAGTGGTCCCCTCTCGGAAGACCAAGGTTAATTTTACCACCACAGATCCTGGCCTGGTCAGAGAGAAACAGGCAACTCAACTGTGGGTCCCAGCTTCTGGGTCagcacaccccccaccccccacaaccACAAGcgcaccagcccctccccacagtCAAGACAACATCCACCCATCCCACATAGAGTCCACACCCAGAACTGTACCTGAACTCGATATCTGAGAGGCCCAGAAAATCCTCTTGTTTATAAGTCTGCACAAACTGGGGTGAGAGGGAAAGGACTAAGTTTTGATGCAAGGTCTTCAAAGAGTTCTGAAGGCTGCTTCGGGGGAGCACAGTGGAGGAAAGGCAGCTACTCACCAATACAGAAATGATTCTCTGCAGCTTCTGGTAGTAGCTGGTGCTGGGATTTTCCAGGGAAGAGTTAAACTGGAGGTTCGTAATGCGAAAAGACAGGAAGAACAGGGAGACCCTAATAGGCAACTGCTGAGAAGTCTTATTACTGGAGGAGGTGGGAGCATAGGGAGGTACTATGCTCTGGTTAGTGCTGCTGGCGGTTGTCCTGGTAATGTGGCTGGCAGAAACGGTGGGAGTATAAGAGCTGGGAACTGAGGATGGAGTGCCCTTGCTGGCTTGGGTCATGGTAATCTTGGAAGAGGTGCCCTCATGTGCTGTAATGACAACTGAACTTGAGGCAGGGCTGGTGGTCGGAGGTGAGTTGCCACTGGTGGCCCGGGGTGAGGTACCACTGTGGGTCGGAGGGGCAGTCGAGcctgaggcagggctggtgggggcagccgagcctgaggcagggctggtggTCGGAGGTGAGTTGCCACTGGTGGCCCGGGGTGAGGTACCACTGTGGGTCGGAGGGGCAGTCGAGcctgaggcagggctggtgggggcagccgagcctgaggcagggctggtgggggcagcagagcctgaggcagggctggtggTCAGAGGTGAGTCGCCACTGGTGGCCCGGGGTGAGGTACCACTGGGGATCGGAGGGGCAGTTGAGcctgaggcagggctggtgggggcaGCAGAGGTTGAGGCAGGGCTGGTGGTCGGAGGTGAGTCGCCACTGGTGGCCCGGGGTGAGGTACCACTGGGGATCGGAGGGGCAGCAGAGGTtgaggcagggctggtgggggcagtcgagcctgaggcagggctggtgggggcagtcgagcctgaggcagggctggtgggggcagccgagcctgaggcagggctggtggTCGGAGGTGAGTCGCCACTGGTGGCCCGGGGTGAGGTACCACTGGGGATCGGAGGGGCAGCAGAGGTtgaggcagggctggtgggggcagtcgagcctgaggcagggctggtgggggcagccgagcctgaggcagggctggtggTCGGAGGTGAGTCGCCACTGGTGGCCCGGGGTGAGGTACCACTGGGGATCGGAGGGGCAGCAGAGGTtgaggcagggctggtgggggcaGTCGAGCCTGAGGCAGGGTTGGTGGGGGCAGCCGAGcctgaggcagggctggtggTCGGAGGTGAGTCGCCACTGGTGGCCCGGGGTGAGGTACCACTGGGGATCGGAGGGGCAGCAGAGGTtgaggcagggctggtgggggcagtcgagcctgaggcagggctggtgggggcagccgagcctgaggcagggctggtgggggcagccgagcctgaggcagggctggtggTCAGAGGTGAGTCGCCACTGGTGGCCCGGGGTGAGGTACCACTGGAGATCGGAGGGGCAGTTGAGcctgaggcagggctggtgggggcaGTCGAGCCTGAGGCAGGGTTGGTGGGGGCAGCCGAGcctgaggcagggctggtggTCGGAGGTGAGTCGCCACTGGTGGCCCGGGGTGAGGTACCACTGGGGATCGGAGGGGCAGCAGAGGTtgaggcagggctggtgggggcagtcgagcctgaggcagggctggtgggggcagtcgagcctgaggcagggctggtgggggcagccgagcctgaggcagggctggtggTCAGAGGTGAGTCGCCACTGGTGGCCCGGGGTGAGGTACCACTGGAGATCGGAGGGGCAGTTGAGcctgaggcagggctggtgggggcagcagaggttgaggcagggctggtgggggcagccgagcctgaggcagggctggtggTCGGAGGTGAGTCGCCACTGGTGGCCCGGGGTGAGGTACCACTGGGGATCGGAGGGGCAGCAGAGGTtgaggcagggctggtgggggcagtcgagcctgaggcagggctggtggTCGGAGGTGAGGCGCCACTGGTCGAAGGCTGTGGACTTGTGCTTTTGGTTGTAGCAGAGACTGTAAGAAAGATTGTTAGTGTAGGGTTGGTGGCAGCTGTCAGAAGTTGAGGTTACAGAGTTGGGTTGGGGGACAAATCAGCACAAGGAGAAAATACGTTCTCTGGCATCTGAAGACGTAATGCCAGGAGGATTTGGGGAGTGGCCCCTAGGtcagccctcctcctccctccctgctggcagcctccctccttcttcccataCCTGTCTGCTCCTGGCTTGTCGGGTTTCTCCACTCCTAAGATTTACCTCTCCtgactccacccccaccccctccagcctTCTTTTCAGCACGTTCGCCTGCCCCTGGCACCCACTCTCCTGGGGGGCTGTCTCTTCTCAGCCTGTCCTTGGCCTCActcctttattctttattctgacaCAGACTGGGCCACCCCTGTCTGCAACTTCTGCCTCTTGGATGCCATCTCCCAGGAAGCAAAACCCACAGAAGGGCTGGGAAGACCCCCTCCCCACCTTGCGCCCCTCACCTGTAAGGAATAGCagcagcaggaagaagaaaggggccTGGATGTCCGGTGTCATGGTGGTGGCcaagtggtggggagggggcagaacaGACTCAGGCAGGCAGTGCGCGTGTGGTGGAGCAGGCACAGGCGCCTGCTGCTTTATACCGGTCCCCCCCCCCATGCCCGCCCTAGGCTCAGCCAGAGCAGGTGACAGGTGACAAAGCTCcgcctcctccccctttccctacctcctacttcttcctcttcctcttcctccccaaccATTCCTGGCCCCTCAAATAGGGTAAGTGGGCTCCAATCACTCAACCCTCTGACAACCTGTTTGTTTTCCAACTGGCCTCCCCCTTTCACCAACCACTCCCTGGCTCCAGAAGGCGGTGGAGGGAGTCTGGAACCTGACCTGGGTCCCCATGGTCCTATTTTAGCCTCAGGACAACAGACAAGGTGAGAAAAGTAACAGAGAAAGTGGGCTAGGTCAAAGTCCTGCACGGCAAGGCCGGGAAGCTCATCCTCAGTTCCCCCTCACCATTGCCCCATTCTCCCTGGGTCCCTTGGAGTCCCACTCTGGGGGctgagaaggaaggggaaggctCCATAATCTGTAAACTAGGTGCTAGTtttggacccccccccccactactTCCCGGAACAGCCCCACTCTTCTAACCGCTTCCTGTCCCGTTCCACACACGGTTCTACCCTGAAACCCACAGTCCCGGCCCCTGCCGGCCTTTCCAGCAGCCTGAGTTCCTTCTTTGACTTTCTCCCGAGAAGGGGGCGGGGGAAGAAATTTCCACTTAAAGAAATATGAAATCTGGGTTCGGCCGAACCCTAGGGTCTTTGCTTTCCCAGTCCTCCACCTTGTAGCGGCGGCTCGCTGGCTGGGCTCTCCTGCCCTCTAGCGGTCACCGGGAGCCTCACCGGGCCTGCCCGAGCGGGCTGAGGGGCTGCCTCGTCAGGGGAGAGGAGGTTGGGTGGCGCTGACTAAGTGGGGGCagagagagg belongs to Pseudorca crassidens isolate mPseCra1 chromosome 2, mPseCra1.hap1, whole genome shotgun sequence and includes:
- the MUC1 gene encoding mucin-1; protein product: MGGGTGIKQQAPVPAPPHAHCLPESVLPPPHHLATTMTPDIQAPFFFLLLLFLTVSATTKSTSPQPSTSGASPPTTSPASGSTAPTSPASTSAAPPIPSGTSPRATSGDSPPTTSPASGSAAPTSPASTSAAPTSPASGSTAPPISSGTSPRATSGDSPLTTSPASGSAAPTSPASGSTAPTSPASGSTAPTSPASTSAAPPIPSGTSPRATSGDSPPTTSPASGSAAPTNPASGSTAPTSPASGSTAPPISSGTSPRATSGDSPLTTSPASGSAAPTSPASGSAAPTSPASGSTAPTSPASTSAAPPIPSGTSPRATSGDSPPTTSPASGSAAPTNPASGSTAPTSPASTSAAPPIPSGTSPRATSGDSPPTTSPASGSAAPTSPASGSTAPTSPASTSAAPPIPSGTSPRATSGDSPPTTSPASGSAAPTSPASGSTAPTSPASGSTAPTSPASTSAAPPIPSGTSPRATSGDSPPTTSPASTSAAPTSPASGSTAPPIPSGTSPRATSGDSPLTTSPASGSAAPTSPASGSAAPTSPASGSTAPPTHSGTSPRATSGNSPPTTSPASGSAAPTSPASGSTAPPTHSGTSPRATSGNSPPTTSPASSSVVITAHEGTSSKITMTQASKGTPSSVPSSYTPTVSASHITRTTASSTNQSIVPPYAPTSSSNKTSQQLPIRVSLFFLSFRITNLQFNSSLENPSTSYYQKLQRIISVLFVQTYKQEDFLGLSDIEFRPGSVVVKLTLVFREGTTAHDVERQFGQLAAAAVKCNLTISGVSVCDASFPSSAQSGSGVPGWGIALLVLVCVLVALAIIYLIALVVCQCRQKNDGQLDLFPIQDAYHPMSEYPTYHTHGRYVPPGSTKRSPFEEVSAGNGGSTLSYANLAATSANL